A portion of the Candidatus Nomurabacteria bacterium genome contains these proteins:
- a CDS encoding DNA translocase FtsK 4TM domain-containing protein, whose product MPKKKKKQLTIHSKETRILFGLSIFVVGTTVTFSPFFSDATLLDQIRSFFGLSSLFWGMTLIVFSARFLTDSKYLRSLKTFSGFFLAAIASSLFFTFWAPKDELEKLTDLSGYGGTIGRSLHLSLYNAVGGFIEFIVIIILTLIAFSMISGTSLESIINTITAIFGIFSRKDAKQADGNEIEVVEDGQSIKPEKKGLLGSFIGGKDTHQDELGIEDGSAADIPPYQPSVAQPGNKDEIDLTTNPDPVDVIDNGGDDGAEGITGPQKYLNWTYPPIDLLLEPVMKPQDKEIHKRNAVVIEKTLKSFDIDSKVNKITIGPTVVQYALSITVGTKVSKVKNLTNDLALALATSESQIRVEAPIPGSSLIGIEIPNPTPNFVYIRDLINEVKSQNGDLELPLALGKNVAGKIFIKDLAKLPHLLVAGATGTGKSVGINSILTGLLMTKTPDELKLILVDPKMVELAPYNSIPHLLVPVITDMENVAHALQWAVEEMHTRYRLLKQLGTKNIIEYNRKSGSLTMPYIVIVIDEMADLMQTKGLEVEGHILRLAQMARAVGIHLILATQRPSVNIITGVIKANVPGRMAFSVSTQVDSKVIIDQGGAEALIGRGDMLFKSPDIIKPVRIQGAFTDTIDTEKLAEFLHSQSQGEPKPAGILEPEPMLRDGTLVGIGGISDEPLFPDAVDVCINEGKASASMLQRRLKIGYNRAANLIEELHKLGVVGPQDGSKPRDVLIRSKEELLNKIKGPSNESPMVEDEIE is encoded by the coding sequence ATGCCCAAGAAGAAAAAGAAACAACTCACGATACATAGTAAAGAAACGCGTATCTTATTTGGCCTTTCGATCTTTGTTGTCGGTACTACGGTAACATTTTCCCCCTTTTTCTCTGACGCCACACTTTTAGATCAGATCCGTTCATTCTTTGGTCTTTCATCATTATTTTGGGGTATGACTCTGATAGTATTTTCCGCAAGATTCCTGACAGATTCAAAGTATCTACGTAGTTTAAAGACTTTTTCTGGTTTTTTCTTGGCAGCGATAGCCTCATCACTGTTCTTTACCTTTTGGGCTCCAAAGGACGAACTCGAAAAGCTGACAGACTTATCTGGGTACGGAGGAACGATCGGCAGATCCCTTCACCTCTCCTTATATAACGCTGTGGGAGGATTCATCGAATTTATTGTCATAATAATACTCACACTTATAGCTTTTTCTATGATCTCTGGTACAAGTCTGGAGAGCATCATTAATACCATCACTGCGATCTTTGGGATCTTTTCACGTAAGGATGCTAAGCAAGCAGATGGAAATGAAATTGAAGTGGTCGAAGACGGACAGAGTATAAAACCAGAGAAAAAGGGGTTGTTAGGGAGCTTCATCGGTGGCAAAGACACACACCAGGATGAGCTAGGTATAGAGGATGGGTCTGCAGCTGACATCCCTCCATATCAACCTTCAGTAGCACAACCCGGAAATAAAGATGAAATAGACCTTACAACCAATCCGGATCCAGTCGACGTGATAGACAATGGTGGAGATGATGGAGCTGAAGGCATCACTGGACCACAAAAATATTTGAACTGGACATATCCTCCTATAGATCTGTTACTTGAACCGGTGATGAAACCACAGGATAAAGAAATACACAAAAGAAATGCTGTGGTGATAGAAAAAACCTTGAAAAGCTTCGATATAGATTCAAAGGTTAACAAGATAACGATCGGTCCGACCGTTGTACAGTATGCACTCAGTATCACAGTAGGTACAAAAGTATCGAAAGTTAAGAATCTCACTAATGACCTTGCACTAGCTTTGGCAACCTCCGAATCACAGATCAGAGTAGAAGCACCTATCCCAGGCTCATCACTGATCGGTATAGAGATACCAAACCCCACACCAAACTTCGTCTATATCCGGGATCTGATAAATGAAGTGAAGAGTCAAAATGGAGACCTAGAGCTACCACTTGCCCTAGGGAAGAATGTCGCAGGAAAGATCTTCATAAAAGACTTAGCGAAATTACCCCATTTATTAGTAGCTGGAGCAACAGGTACCGGAAAATCCGTTGGTATCAATTCGATACTTACAGGATTACTGATGACAAAAACTCCTGATGAACTAAAGCTGATCCTTGTTGACCCTAAGATGGTCGAATTAGCCCCATACAATAGTATCCCTCATTTACTCGTACCTGTGATAACGGATATGGAAAATGTTGCTCATGCACTTCAATGGGCTGTAGAGGAGATGCACACGAGATATAGATTGTTAAAGCAACTGGGTACAAAAAATATCATTGAATACAATCGAAAATCAGGAAGTCTAACAATGCCATACATAGTAATCGTCATAGACGAGATGGCAGACCTAATGCAAACAAAAGGTCTTGAGGTCGAAGGACACATCTTAAGGTTGGCTCAGATGGCTCGTGCGGTTGGTATACATCTCATCCTTGCTACCCAGCGCCCTAGTGTAAACATCATTACGGGTGTTATCAAAGCTAACGTGCCTGGACGTATGGCATTTAGTGTTTCTACACAGGTAGACTCGAAGGTGATCATCGACCAAGGTGGTGCAGAGGCACTAATCGGACGAGGAGATATGCTTTTCAAATCCCCTGACATTATCAAGCCTGTGAGGATACAGGGGGCTTTCACAGACACGATCGATACTGAAAAACTCGCTGAATTCCTTCATTCACAATCACAAGGAGAGCCAAAGCCGGCAGGGATTTTAGAACCAGAGCCGATGCTAAGAGACGGAACTCTTGTAGGGATCGGTGGTATCTCAGATGAGCCACTTTTTCCGGATGCTGTCGATGTCTGTATCAATGAGGGTAAGGCTTCAGCTTCGATGCTACAAAGGAGATTGAAAATAGGTTACAATCGCGCTGCTAACCTAATTGAGGAACTTCACAAACTAGGCGTTGTTGGACCACAAGATGGGAGTAAACCAAGAGACGTACTGATCCGCAGTAAAGAGGAACTCCTAAACAAGATCAAAGGTCCATCAAATGAATCGCCAATGGTCGAAGATGAGATCGAATGA
- a CDS encoding DNA-directed RNA polymerase subunit beta has translation MAVRTPYTNRSGRVNLGVVDLQQIQFPDLIEAQLRSFEEFLQTGFQTLFNEINPVKDSMERMWTLYFKDFRYDKPNRSMEEATEKGLSYDAPLYATAQLMNNRTGEIKEQEIFIADVPLMSDQGFFIINGVRRVVTHQIVRAEGVLFEVTDKLPTRNLYSAKLMPERGQWYEFEVNKHNVISIRLAQKRPKILVTELLRVFGYETDEQIHELFKDVDTNEDHRFIESTLARDFTRTKEEAIINVYNKVRPDESVTLDSAEKYIKGHFFNNKRFDLGKVGRYQLNRKLGTTYDVEGDECKLYVDDIILIIKRLINIHNGVVQPDDIDSLSNRRLRSVGEVLVDQLRVGVRRVEKNIRDKMSMYGEDAKLTPSMLISAKPVSAAILTFFGSNQLSMFMDQANILSELENKRKITAAGPGGLTKERASFSVREVHHTHYSRVDPVTSPESASIGVVNQLAVFARVNKYGFLEAPYYPVINTVKGVAKELENRIPLEDIKSGNKIIARAGEVMTSEVAKKVATLKLDEVQIVPYIGTEVVYLDASTETEQNITMYGVEQDEYANITAPVVPVRHEGDFLIQDVRLVSYIDIVPSQQAGVGMALIPFVNHDDSKRALTGSNQQRQAVPLIKQQAPLVGTGYEEIVAKQSGWGIYAEDDGEVILVDAATLIVNYKEKGRKEYKLTKFFRSNYDTSFSQKPIVDLGQKFKKGEILVDGPTMKDGELALGTNIRAALMFYEGFNYEDSVIISERLVRNDALTSIHIKEYAIDLRDTELGPEVLTADIPHVSERILQNLDFDGVVRVGARVTGGDILGGVVAPRGEQELTAEERLLRAIFGKSASEVRDVSLRVPHGSKGIVVNTQVLSVDNDDKLKPGVLKQVKVWVAETKKLDYGDKISGRHGDKNTVAAIRPVEDMPFTADGEPVDIVLTPTFVKRMNMGQALEVHWGRYASLLGKNLAFPLFEDINEEWVREQLKKEGYDMDQKVDLYDGRSGNKFPRKVTVGVKYVLKLKHIADEKVHARSTGPYTLVTQQPLGGKAQMGGQRFGEMEVWALEAHGTPYALQEMLTIKSDDVKGRAAAYKAIIHGEKIEAVNIPESFKVLVKELNALCINMDLISTKTEEVEYESE, from the coding sequence ATGGCTGTCAGAACACCCTACACTAATCGATCAGGTAGAGTCAACCTAGGAGTTGTTGACCTACAACAGATACAATTTCCAGATCTGATCGAGGCTCAACTTAGATCTTTTGAGGAGTTTTTACAAACAGGCTTTCAGACTCTCTTTAATGAGATAAACCCTGTCAAAGACTCGATGGAGCGTATGTGGACCTTGTATTTCAAGGATTTTAGATACGATAAACCAAACCGAAGTATGGAAGAAGCTACTGAGAAGGGTCTTTCGTATGACGCTCCGCTTTATGCTACTGCACAGTTGATGAACAATCGAACTGGCGAGATCAAGGAGCAAGAGATCTTTATTGCTGATGTACCCCTGATGAGCGATCAGGGTTTTTTCATTATCAATGGTGTTCGTAGAGTTGTGACACATCAGATAGTAAGAGCTGAGGGAGTTCTATTCGAAGTGACTGACAAGTTGCCAACGCGAAACCTTTATAGTGCAAAACTGATGCCTGAGAGGGGTCAGTGGTATGAATTTGAAGTAAATAAGCATAATGTTATCTCGATCAGATTGGCACAGAAGAGACCAAAGATCTTGGTGACAGAGCTGTTGAGAGTTTTTGGTTATGAGACCGATGAGCAGATCCACGAACTCTTTAAAGATGTAGATACTAATGAAGATCATAGATTTATCGAATCTACCCTTGCTAGAGACTTCACTCGAACAAAGGAAGAGGCAATAATAAATGTATACAATAAGGTACGACCTGACGAAAGCGTCACACTTGATAGTGCTGAGAAGTACATCAAAGGTCATTTCTTCAATAATAAGAGGTTTGATCTAGGAAAGGTTGGACGTTATCAGTTAAACAGAAAACTGGGAACCACATACGATGTTGAAGGCGATGAGTGCAAATTGTATGTTGACGATATCATTCTGATAATAAAGCGTTTGATCAATATCCATAATGGAGTTGTTCAACCGGATGATATCGACAGTCTTTCAAATAGAAGATTGAGGAGTGTTGGAGAGGTGTTGGTTGACCAATTGAGAGTGGGTGTTAGGAGGGTTGAGAAGAATATACGTGACAAGATGAGTATGTATGGTGAGGATGCAAAACTTACTCCTTCTATGTTGATCAGTGCAAAACCTGTATCTGCAGCAATCCTGACCTTCTTTGGCTCTAATCAGCTGTCAATGTTCATGGATCAGGCAAATATCCTTTCAGAATTAGAAAATAAGAGAAAGATCACTGCGGCTGGACCTGGTGGGCTTACAAAGGAACGAGCATCATTCTCAGTACGTGAAGTTCACCACACACATTATTCAAGGGTTGATCCTGTGACCAGTCCTGAGAGCGCTTCTATTGGTGTTGTGAACCAGTTGGCCGTCTTTGCCAGAGTCAATAAATACGGATTTCTCGAAGCACCTTACTATCCAGTGATCAATACGGTAAAAGGTGTTGCTAAAGAATTAGAAAACAGGATACCTCTTGAGGATATCAAATCAGGCAACAAGATAATTGCTAGGGCAGGTGAGGTGATGACATCTGAAGTCGCTAAAAAAGTTGCAACCCTGAAGTTGGATGAGGTACAGATCGTACCTTATATAGGCACAGAGGTAGTCTATCTAGATGCGTCTACTGAAACTGAGCAGAATATCACAATGTATGGAGTGGAGCAGGATGAGTACGCCAATATAACTGCACCGGTCGTACCTGTGAGGCATGAAGGAGACTTTCTTATCCAGGATGTAAGGTTGGTGAGCTATATTGATATTGTGCCTTCACAGCAAGCAGGTGTGGGTATGGCACTTATTCCTTTTGTAAATCATGACGACTCCAAGCGAGCCCTTACTGGTTCAAACCAGCAGAGACAAGCAGTACCTCTGATCAAGCAACAGGCTCCTCTTGTTGGTACAGGATATGAAGAGATCGTTGCCAAGCAATCCGGCTGGGGTATTTATGCTGAGGATGATGGAGAGGTGATCTTGGTCGATGCAGCAACACTTATTGTGAATTATAAAGAAAAGGGGAGGAAAGAATACAAATTAACCAAATTCTTTAGGTCAAACTATGACACCTCTTTCTCACAGAAACCGATCGTTGATCTAGGACAGAAGTTTAAGAAGGGTGAGATACTTGTTGATGGTCCTACGATGAAAGATGGAGAGTTGGCTCTTGGTACAAATATACGAGCTGCACTAATGTTCTATGAGGGTTTCAATTATGAAGATTCGGTGATCATCTCTGAGAGATTAGTTAGAAATGATGCTCTAACCTCGATCCATATCAAGGAATACGCTATAGATCTTAGAGATACTGAACTGGGTCCTGAGGTATTGACTGCAGATATTCCTCATGTGAGTGAGCGAATTTTGCAGAATCTAGATTTTGATGGTGTAGTGAGAGTAGGAGCTAGAGTTACTGGTGGAGATATCCTCGGTGGAGTAGTAGCTCCTCGTGGTGAGCAGGAATTAACTGCAGAAGAGAGGCTTTTGAGAGCTATATTTGGAAAATCAGCTAGTGAGGTAAGGGATGTTTCACTTAGGGTTCCGCATGGTAGCAAAGGAATTGTCGTTAATACACAAGTACTATCTGTAGATAATGATGACAAGTTAAAACCTGGTGTCTTGAAGCAGGTGAAGGTTTGGGTCGCAGAGACAAAGAAGCTAGATTATGGAGACAAGATCTCTGGAAGGCATGGAGATAAGAACACAGTTGCGGCTATACGACCTGTCGAAGATATGCCTTTCACTGCTGATGGAGAACCTGTAGATATCGTTTTGACACCAACGTTTGTAAAGAGAATGAATATGGGTCAGGCATTAGAGGTTCATTGGGGTAGGTATGCATCCCTACTGGGTAAGAATCTCGCCTTCCCATTATTTGAGGATATTAATGAAGAGTGGGTGAGAGAGCAGTTGAAGAAGGAAGGTTATGATATGGATCAGAAAGTAGATCTATATGATGGTCGTTCTGGTAACAAGTTCCCTAGGAAAGTGACTGTAGGTGTGAAGTATGTATTGAAATTGAAGCATATTGCAGATGAGAAGGTCCATGCACGATCTACTGGTCCGTACACCCTGGTCACCCAGCAACCACTAGGTGGTAAAGCTCAAATGGGAGGACAGAGATTTGGAGAAATGGAAGTGTGGGCATTAGAAGCACACGGTACTCCTTATGCTCTACAAGAGATGCTGACGATCAAATCTGACGATGTAAAAGGACGAGCGGCTGCATATAAGGCGATCATCCATGGCGAAAAGATAGAGGCAGTAAATATTCCGGAGTCATTCAAGGTTCTTGTGAAAGAATTGAATGCGCTTTGTATCAATATGGATCTAATTTCAACTAAAACCGAGGAAGTAGAATATGAAAGCGAATAA
- the rpoC gene encoding DNA-directed RNA polymerase subunit beta' — protein sequence MKANKKTFRQDYSDFDALKLTLASPEQILQWSYGEVTKAETINYRTFRTEPEGLFCEKIFGPSKNFECFCGKYKKVRYKGIVCDKCGVEVTSKDVRRERMGHIELAVPVTHVWFAYGVPNKMSIVLDMSHKKMLSVIYYTRYMVIEVDDEQRKPKLAELDEYQKKAREELQKQLDEDLDEINAQFDEQVAEIKKAKLDKSKSDFKTNQINHKRSQAVAKVRREYAAHEEELDMFYAKLAKLINEVEIGSNLTEDEYVDLADRDLIFFEAKMGAEAIQHLLEKLDLESEVKNLKAIIKAEKSKNKKLTYIRRLQYIEGFLINKINPTWMIVNVLPVIPPELRPIIPLSGGKFATSDLNDLYRRIINRNNRLKRLIEIGAPDVILRNEKRMLQESVDALIDNSHRPSKPMLNSKRLPFRSLTDELRGKKGIFRRNLLGKRVDYSGRAVIVGDTRLRLHQCGLPKSVALEMFKPFVIHELIENELAPNIKVAKEMIDEAEDVVWDILEEIIKDKPVLLNRAPTLHKYSIQAFYPVLVEGDAIRIHPLVCKAYNADFDGDQMAVHVLLTEEALQEGKDKMLSTKNIVSIANGQVLASPTKDMLLGFYLLTDLNEVEKPRLFADKNSAIRAYEQDQIGVDEAIYVKINDEMYKTCVGRCIFHDHLPSDYPYINERIGKSEIETIITDIKNRYPAEVTTELLDELKTLGFEYATNLGFSFAMQDCDVSIDLKSKISEMDAKEIQLQENYQQGLLTFNEKKALSTNMWSEFTEQLAEEAWADLDKNNAIYEMVNSGANGGQIQTRQIISMKGLVRNSAGQWIPLPIRGNYREGLSSFEYFVATGGGRKGVADMALRTASSGYLTRRLCDVAHDVIIRMDDCGYDGEGYQIRRKDIRRISFEDTIYGRVASQDVVDKDGNVVVKKNDVITRDIADRSAELGIDSLYARSPITCEAPMGICKKCYGFDIEQGEDVEMGKAVGIIAAQSIGEPGTQMTLRSFHFGGAMKVDITQGLPRVEELLEARTPKAEAEISKIDGKVNVEKAEDGSATILIKGKKKVSRIYVVGEAKKVNVSHGDKVKTGDVLFIDKLSTEKQAVVDGVVTIDAGIMKLEGYVKAEETVNVLPGFTVLVQDGQEVVAGTPLTEGSIDPKKLAEVAGIEKAQEYVVRGVQEVFAEQGVQIDDVHVEIIVRQMARMGMIMDQGDSDQLVGSLVNVFVAEAKNELLRKQGKNIALVQQKLMGIKTSALKTESFLSAMSFQEQVRVLTESSIIGKIDYLRGMKENVLIGRKIPSGEEAEYDEITDLKEVVIE from the coding sequence ATGAAAGCGAATAAGAAGACATTCAGACAGGACTACTCAGACTTTGATGCTTTGAAGCTGACATTGGCTTCTCCGGAGCAGATCCTTCAGTGGTCGTACGGCGAGGTCACAAAGGCAGAAACTATCAATTATCGAACATTTCGAACAGAACCGGAAGGTCTTTTCTGTGAAAAGATATTCGGACCGTCAAAGAATTTCGAGTGTTTCTGTGGAAAATATAAGAAGGTACGATATAAAGGTATCGTATGTGATAAATGTGGTGTTGAGGTCACTTCAAAAGATGTTCGAAGGGAGCGAATGGGACATATCGAACTTGCAGTACCTGTGACACACGTTTGGTTTGCTTATGGTGTACCAAACAAGATGTCTATAGTATTAGACATGTCTCACAAAAAGATGCTCTCAGTGATCTACTATACGAGATATATGGTGATCGAGGTTGATGATGAACAAAGAAAACCGAAACTCGCCGAATTGGATGAATATCAAAAGAAAGCAAGGGAAGAGCTTCAGAAGCAGCTTGATGAGGATCTGGACGAGATCAACGCTCAATTTGATGAGCAAGTAGCAGAGATCAAGAAAGCAAAACTTGATAAATCAAAGTCCGACTTCAAGACAAATCAGATCAATCATAAGAGATCCCAAGCTGTTGCAAAGGTCAGGCGAGAGTATGCAGCACATGAGGAAGAGTTAGATATGTTCTACGCCAAGCTCGCCAAACTTATCAATGAAGTCGAGATCGGGTCAAACCTGACTGAGGATGAGTATGTAGACCTTGCTGATAGAGACCTGATCTTCTTTGAAGCGAAAATGGGAGCAGAAGCAATCCAGCACCTATTAGAAAAGCTTGACTTAGAGAGTGAAGTTAAGAATCTTAAGGCGATAATAAAAGCTGAAAAATCCAAAAATAAAAAACTTACATACATCAGACGACTTCAGTATATAGAGGGTTTTCTCATCAACAAGATAAACCCAACATGGATGATCGTTAATGTTCTTCCAGTCATTCCTCCAGAATTGAGACCTATCATCCCTCTATCAGGAGGTAAGTTTGCAACATCAGATCTTAACGATCTTTATAGGAGGATCATCAACAGGAATAATAGGTTAAAGAGATTGATAGAGATCGGAGCTCCAGATGTGATCCTAAGGAACGAAAAGAGAATGTTACAGGAGTCGGTAGATGCACTGATCGATAATAGTCATAGACCAAGTAAGCCAATGCTCAATAGTAAGAGATTGCCTTTTAGATCACTTACCGACGAACTTAGAGGTAAAAAAGGTATCTTTAGAAGGAATCTACTTGGTAAACGAGTGGATTACTCTGGTCGAGCGGTGATAGTTGGAGACACAAGATTGCGATTACACCAATGTGGACTTCCAAAGTCAGTAGCTTTAGAGATGTTCAAACCGTTCGTTATACACGAACTAATTGAAAATGAACTCGCTCCAAATATCAAAGTAGCTAAAGAGATGATCGATGAGGCAGAAGATGTTGTATGGGATATTCTTGAGGAGATAATCAAGGATAAACCTGTACTTCTAAATAGAGCTCCTACACTTCACAAATATAGTATCCAGGCATTTTATCCAGTATTGGTAGAGGGAGATGCTATCAGGATCCACCCATTAGTATGTAAGGCATATAATGCTGACTTTGATGGTGACCAGATGGCTGTTCATGTTCTTTTGACCGAAGAAGCACTACAAGAGGGTAAGGATAAGATGCTTTCAACAAAAAATATCGTAAGTATCGCAAATGGTCAGGTTCTCGCTAGTCCAACTAAGGATATGTTATTAGGATTTTATCTATTAACGGACCTCAACGAGGTCGAGAAACCACGACTGTTTGCAGATAAGAACTCTGCGATCAGAGCTTATGAGCAGGATCAGATCGGTGTTGACGAGGCGATCTATGTGAAGATCAATGATGAGATGTACAAGACTTGTGTTGGAAGATGTATATTCCATGATCATTTACCTAGTGACTATCCATACATAAATGAAAGGATAGGGAAATCAGAAATAGAAACCATCATTACTGATATTAAGAATAGATACCCTGCAGAAGTAACAACTGAGCTTTTGGATGAATTGAAGACACTCGGTTTTGAGTATGCAACAAATCTTGGCTTCTCATTTGCTATGCAAGACTGTGATGTGAGCATAGATCTAAAGAGCAAGATCTCAGAGATGGATGCAAAAGAGATCCAACTACAGGAGAACTACCAACAGGGACTACTTACATTCAATGAGAAAAAGGCACTTTCCACAAATATGTGGAGTGAATTCACCGAGCAGTTAGCTGAGGAAGCATGGGCAGACTTGGACAAGAATAATGCTATTTATGAAATGGTGAACTCTGGTGCAAACGGTGGACAGATCCAGACCAGACAGATCATTTCTATGAAGGGATTAGTAAGGAACTCCGCGGGTCAATGGATCCCACTACCTATCCGAGGTAACTATCGAGAGGGTCTATCTTCGTTCGAGTACTTTGTAGCTACAGGAGGAGGAAGAAAAGGTGTTGCTGACATGGCACTAAGAACAGCATCGTCTGGATATCTCACGAGAAGATTGTGCGATGTTGCTCATGATGTGATCATAAGGATGGATGATTGTGGTTATGACGGAGAAGGTTATCAGATAAGACGAAAAGACATCAGAAGGATCTCTTTTGAGGATACTATCTACGGAAGAGTAGCATCCCAAGATGTCGTTGATAAGGATGGAAATGTTGTTGTGAAGAAAAATGACGTTATCACAAGAGATATTGCAGATAGATCAGCTGAATTAGGGATAGACAGTCTATATGCTCGATCACCAATTACATGTGAAGCACCTATGGGTATCTGTAAGAAGTGTTATGGATTTGATATCGAACAGGGTGAAGATGTAGAAATGGGTAAAGCTGTTGGTATCATCGCTGCTCAATCTATTGGTGAACCAGGAACACAGATGACCTTGAGATCATTCCACTTCGGTGGCGCTATGAAGGTTGATATCACGCAGGGATTGCCAAGAGTAGAAGAACTCTTGGAAGCCAGAACACCAAAGGCTGAGGCTGAGATCTCCAAGATCGATGGAAAAGTAAATGTAGAAAAAGCAGAAGACGGATCTGCGACTATCCTCATAAAAGGTAAGAAGAAGGTCAGTCGGATCTATGTAGTAGGTGAAGCTAAGAAGGTGAATGTATCTCATGGAGACAAAGTAAAAACTGGAGATGTATTGTTTATAGACAAACTTAGCACTGAGAAGCAGGCTGTAGTTGATGGTGTCGTAACAATAGATGCAGGCATAATGAAGCTAGAGGGATATGTGAAGGCTGAAGAAACGGTCAATGTACTTCCTGGGTTTACAGTTCTTGTACAAGATGGTCAAGAGGTTGTTGCAGGAACTCCGCTAACAGAAGGATCTATAGATCCAAAGAAACTTGCTGAGGTTGCAGGAATTGAGAAAGCTCAAGAATATGTTGTTCGTGGAGTTCAGGAAGTCTTTGCAGAGCAAGGTGTACAGATCGATGACGTACACGTTGAGATCATTGTCAGACAGATGGCAAGGATGGGAATGATAATGGATCAGGGAGATTCTGATCAGTTAGTAGGATCATTAGTGAACGTGTTTGTTGCCGAGGCAAAGAATGAACTACTTAGAAAACAAGGAAAGAATATCGCACTTGTACAGCAGAAATTGATGGGTATAAAGACCTCAGCATTAAAGACCGAAAGTTTCTTGTCAGCGATGTCCTTCCAAGAACAGGTCAGAGTACTCACGGAATCATCCATCATCGGTAAGATCGACTACCTACGCGGTATGAAGGAGAATGTTTTGATAGGTAGAAAGATTCCTTCCGGAGAAGAAGCTGAGTATGATGAGATCACAGATCTTAAAGAAGTAGTCATAGAATAA
- the rpsL gene encoding 30S ribosomal protein S12: MPTINQLVRKPRKSKQLKRRYKALATNFNPLKNKYTTRNNPFKRGVCLQVRTVTPKKPNSALRKIARVRLSNGQEVTAYIPGEGHNLQEHSVVMVKAGRKRDLVGVRYIVVRGRYDAAGVEGRKKARSKYGAKSSE; this comes from the coding sequence ATGCCGACAATTAACCAACTCGTAAGAAAACCTAGGAAATCAAAGCAACTAAAGAGACGATATAAAGCTCTTGCTACGAATTTCAATCCGTTGAAGAATAAATACACTACAAGGAACAATCCTTTCAAACGTGGTGTATGTCTTCAGGTAAGAACCGTGACACCAAAGAAGCCTAACTCTGCTTTACGAAAGATCGCACGTGTTAGACTTTCAAATGGTCAAGAGGTGACTGCTTATATACCTGGAGAAGGTCATAACCTACAGGAGCATTCTGTAGTTATGGTCAAAGCTGGAAGAAAACGAGACTTGGTAGGTGTTAGATATATTGTTGTTAGAGGTAGATATGATGCAGCAGGGGTAGAAGGCAGAAAGAAAGCAAGATCAAAATACGGTGCAAAATCATCTGAATAA
- the rpsG gene encoding 30S ribosomal protein S7, giving the protein MRGKRAKKRKVQLDPKYGDDLMARFINKIMLHGKRGTAEQMFYDALEAAAKKVGVDPLEFLNTMTDNVRPALEIKARRVGGANYQVPVPVSPTRQETLVIRWMVDVARSKTGDSFTNILMKEMLDAYNGTGDVARKKEDTERMAEANKAFAHFRW; this is encoded by the coding sequence ATGCGAGGAAAGCGTGCTAAAAAAAGAAAAGTGCAATTAGATCCTAAGTACGGAGATGATCTAATGGCAAGATTTATTAATAAGATCATGTTACATGGTAAGCGAGGTACAGCTGAGCAGATGTTCTACGATGCTCTTGAAGCAGCCGCAAAGAAAGTAGGAGTAGACCCATTGGAATTCTTAAATACTATGACAGATAATGTCAGACCCGCATTAGAGATCAAAGCTCGACGTGTCGGAGGAGCAAACTATCAAGTCCCAGTACCTGTGAGTCCAACACGACAGGAAACTCTTGTGATCCGATGGATGGTTGATGTTGCAAGGTCAAAAACAGGTGATTCATTCACCAACATACTTATGAAGGAAATGTTGGATGCTTATAATGGCACCGGTGATGTCGCTAGGAAAAAGGAAGATACTGAAAGAATGGCAGAAGCCAACAAAGCCTTTGCACATTTCAGATGGTAG